The DNA window AAGGAAAAAATAATTTGGTGCAGGCTAGCGGGCGTTCGCTCTAAACCCCAATACATTATAGGAAAGGCGAAACCAATTCCAAGGGCGCCATGTAAAGTTGAAACTAGAAGTGCTTTTCCCCGCGGAAGTGAGGTCGAGCGTATTGCAACTAAGAGCCAAAGGATAGCAGTAGTGGACCCAAATCTTAAGGCTGCTCCCCAAAACGTTGGCAACTCATCATAGCTAAACTTTATGGCAATGGAAGCCCCGCCAGAAAGAAGCACAAGTAGAATGAATGCCCCTATTACTGGACTAAAGAACGTTTGAACCTGAGGTGGTTTTTGTTTTGTCACAAAATGTTTGCCTGAACAGGTCCCTTTAAAAAAGGGTGCGTCCTCCTATCCCTCGTTTGTTTCCCGAGACAAATCACAAAGTCCGTAAAAAATCAAGGAAATGAGCTTTGGTGTAGCGGAGCACACCCAATCCAACTGAGCCATTTTACGCCAGGTTTAGTTGAGCGAAGGTTCCTGTTTAGTTGGTTAGTGGTTGGTTTGCGTGGGCTTTCGGCTCATATGAGTTGGCTGTACCATAATGGCGCCAAACCATACGGCGATAAGAACCAATAAACCTCCCAAAATAAATACCCAGGTAACACGTTCGTCAGTTAGCAAGGTTGCGAGAAGGACCGTCACAAAAGGCATTAATACCATAGGGTAGATAGCAGCTGATGCCGGCCAACGTTTCAAAATGTAAAGATAAAGCAGTAATGGGATAACGGATGCCCCTATAGTCAGATAGGCCATTACCCACCACATTTGTGGAGAACTTGGTAGAAGCCAAGGCTCTTTGTTGAGCAACGATAGGGCGATGATAATAATTGTTCCAACTGTAGTCGCTATCGCTGCTATCACGATTGGGTTAATGCGGGTATAACCCTTCATTATTACTCCGCCTTCAGCCATGCAAGCGGCAGCTATAAGAATTGAAAATAGGTGGGGCATTGAAAGATTACCGGCGCTCATGCCTCCAAAAGCAATGGTAATTCCTGCGCAGGCCAAAAGGGCGCTAAGTAGGTTTCGAGCAACTATTTTTTCGCGACCATGTAAATTTGCGAAAAAAAGTGTCATGAGTGGAGTTAGTGAAACTATAATTTGATGAAGACTGGCGGGGGTTTCTTCAAGACCCCAATACATTAAAGACCTGCCGAAACCAATACTTAAAACGCCAAATAATAACGAAACAAGGAGCGCTCGACCCATTGGAACCGGTATTCGCCGAATAAGGACTACCCCCCATAGGACCATTGCGGCTGGTCCGAATCGAATCGCTGCTCCCCAAAATGTAGGCAATTCGGTATAACTGATGCGTATAGCAACTGATACACCACCGGACAGGATAACGAGAGCTAAGAAAGCTGCGAGGGTAGGTGTGATTATCGTCTGAAAGCGAAATTTTGGTTTGTGATGAACCAAGGCTGCGTGAAACCTCCGAAAATAAACCTCGCGTCCGATTTACCAGGGAAGAAAGGGCTCAATCATTTCACTAGGACCCGTCCTTTGTATATACCTGGCTCAACTACAAAGCCGGAAAGTTGCAAAACCATTCACGCGCAAGGGTTAAGGCAAGGTTCCTAATGGATTGTACAAAATGCAAGCATGGTTAGAGCTGAACCGGGATAACTAATCGTGCTTTAGTATTCTATGGCCGTATTGATCACCCAGGGATTCCAGGGGTGCCCCAAATTATTCGACTTAATTCGTAATTCGTTTTCCCCTTGGTTCAGCCGTATTGGTAAGCGGACGGTAGTAGGAGAGCCTTCGGCTTTTAAGGTTCCGATTTTTTCACCATTCAGCCATACGGCAAGCCAGTCGTCGTAAGAGATCCGGATAACAGCCTTACGGTTTTCTGAACTCAGGATTGAACCCCCCGCGTATATTGATTTCCCTATCAACTCACTAGGATCCAATTCGGCATCTAATCCAGAAAATCGGAAGTCCAACCAACCCCGATTCGCCTGTATCTCCCGGATAAACCCTGGTTTGTCTGAGAAACGATGTTTCCATTCCCGTAGTGGTAATAGATCGATTTCCTCTTGGGCGATAAATTTGTCCCAATTCGAGGCTTCATCGTATAAGCCCGTGACTAGCCAAACGGAAGGAGAGGCGATGGGTTTAGCTTGGCTACCCGCGACTTTGTAGTAATAGGCCATCGTTTCTATGTCGTCGTCACGAGAACCGCATTGAAAAGAAAGTGACGATTCGAAAGCAATCGGATCAGGACCAAAGAAGCGATACGCTACGCCATCCTGGTCCTGAGGGCCTCCCCATTTGTGGTAAGGCGACCCATGCCACCGGGTTTGATGGACGTGAAAGCCCCACGAAAAGCCGAAATCATCTTCCATGTTGGTCCCTCGGATTAAGTTTGGGTCAGTCTCCCCGTCAATTAAAATCACCATGCCCCCGGTGTGGTAAACCATATCGTTGTAGTTCCTTTGGCGGGCTCCCAAGATTATCCCAGCCAAAAATCCGGACCCGTCTACGTCGGCTATTGCGAAGGAACTGTTCCGGGGTGGAGCGGGTAGGTATTTGTGGTGTTCTGCGTGCAGACGAAAAGGTGTAATTTGTGTATCGGGTTCATATTCATGCCAATCAACCATCGTGCACACGCTTTGATGGAGACCGGAGTGCTTACTGGTAGGTGGCCGATCAACGTATATTCGAATTTTGCAGGACTTGCTGAATGGGATAGGCAGCCAGAGGTTATAGCCAGGGTTACCCGGCATGTTAGGAGTTTCATAATTGGGCATGACGGTAAAAGCCGCGTTATCGGTCAGGTAAGGAGTCCAATCATGCATAATCCCAAAAAAGGGTTTTAGGGGGACGTCTATTTGCGGTGTAACTGCTCCGTCCACGGTAACTTCCAACCTGCGACCCTCAGCGAAGAGGAACCAAATATGCCTTATGCAGCCAGCCCCTTCGACATCTAAAATATCAACATGGTATGGGTCCGGGTTTGTTCGGGGTGCTGTTGCTGTATTGGTCCGGCGGGACTTGAATTTCATCGGGAGCTGGATCATCGGGACAGCAGGATCCTGCATAAAAAATTTGCTCGAGTTAGGGGTTATCATAGTCATCCCTTCAAGTTGGCGCGTTGAAAAAGTTGGACCTCCGGGCCGCGGTCGAGCAAACCGTGTAAGTTTGTTGGAGGAAGTGCCCTTTATTCATAGTAGCAAGCTAGGCCAAGGTACTAGCGAACCGTTCAGCTGCGAGCTGGAGGTCTTTGGTTGGCGCTCGGGAATAGGCCAGTCGCACATGTTGACCTCTTTCTTCGGGGCCATCGGGTAAATAAAAACCTGAACCAATCGGAAATACTACTCCTGCATCCAGGCCACGCTGCTGCACTTCCCTAGATTTAAGGGGGTCTGCGAGTTTCACCCATAAGAAAAAACCACCTGCGGGATCTTCAAAGGCGACAGAATCGTTGCAAAACTCGTGGAGAGCCTTCGTAAGTACAGTCATTTTTTCTCTATAAAGCGAGCGCATGGAGGTTAAGTGACGTTTCAGGTCGCCGTTAACCATTAATTCGTAAAGCGTTCGGTGCAGTAACGGGCTGTTACCCATGTCGAATCTAGCCTGGACAATTAATCCCAATAGTTCTGGGCGAGTTGTCACCCAGCCTACTCGTAGTCCCGGGGCGATTACTTTTGAAAAAGTACCGACAGTGATAACGAAATGACCGTTAGCTAAAGATCCCAGAGTTGGTACCAAATTCTCCCCAAAATAGAACTCGTTATAAGCTGTATCTTCTAGGATGATTACGCCATAATATGCTGCTAATTCAATAAGGCGGAGTCGTTGCTCGGTAGGCATATTGGTACCAGTAGGATTTTGAAAAGTCGGAGAGGCGTATATCAATTTCACTCGGGCACCATCTTTGGCAAGCTTTTTCAGGGTAGCTTCGAGGGCCTCTATATCCATTCCATAGCGGTTCATCGGAACCCCGACTACCCGAGCGCCGTAACCCTTGAAGGTGCGCAGGGAACCAGAGAAGGCGGGAATTTCACTAATGACTACATCACCGGGGTCTAGCAGGGCAGAACAAACGAGCTCGATGCCACCTGCCGCTCCGTTGGTCAGTAAGAACCGGTCTGGACCCGGTGTATCTTGGTAGTCGCGAGCGAAAAACCGACCTATTTCTGCACGAAGCGCCTCTGATCCAGCAGCTCCGCCGTAAGATAGGGGGGCATCATCCAAGACGGCGATTGCTTGGTCAAATGTTGACTTATCAGAATCGAAACCTAAACCCCGAGCTGTTGCTTTAACTAGATCGAGTCGGGGAAGTGTCGCTACATCTGGAATCCCTCCGGCTAAAGAAATAGGTTCGACAGCTTTGTTAGGCGGGCGGTTAGATAAACCCCAGTCGGTAGGAGTGCCAGCGTTGACCTTCTGTATACGCTCTGCGGCATACGAAGTTGGGCTATGTTTACCCCAAGTCTTCCTAAGGGCTTCTTTTTCTAGATCACTAAGCATTGCTTCCATCGTACAAGTTTATTACGTCTACGGGCACCTGCCTCGGGTAATGGTTACTCGGAAGGGCATTTAAACAATTCGGTAGGGCTCCCAGCAAGTACATGGGGGTTTATCAAACTAAAGATGATTCAGTAACAGATTTACCCAAAAGCTAGATTAGTTCGACTAGAAAACCTGGAAAAACTGGCAAAGTTAAATTTAGATCATTTACCAAATCTGTTGGAATCCCCATATCGCCCAGAAATAGGCGCCCTACGTGACCACCTGGAACGATATTAGGTTTTGGGAGCCCAGCGCTTAGTGTGAAATTCGCCTTCACCGCTTCACCTAGTGGTAAACCGGTCTCAATAGATAAGCCAGTCGGCACATCGACCGATATTACGCAGGACTCTTCGTGATAGCCGTTTAAAACCGTTATTACGTCTTGCGTCCTGCCTCTGGGTGGCCCTTCCAATCCGGTTCCGATAGCGGCGTCAATGATACAGCCAAATTTCATTTTGGGGAGTCCGCTCTTCACGCGAATTGTATCGTAATGCCTGAGATGCTCCAGTTGTTCGCGGGGGGCACCGGAATAGTTTTCAACCTCATGAGTAGGAACTACCCAGATCTTGCGGCCCTGGCCGGCTAATAAACGAGCTGCCGCAAGGCCACCACTGCCGTTGTTTCCGCGACCTGCAACAACAAGTACAGGCCCCTCGGGGCACAGAGTGTTGACCATATCAACTAGATTGCGTCCGATATGTTCTATTAAGAGCCTATGGTCCAGACCGTATTTTCCCGTTGCCAGCATTATCATTTTTTGAAACTGCGGGTTGGACAGGCTAGGAACCTCAGAGTGGGGGAGTGTTGGGTGAATCATCCGTTCAACCAACTACATCTAAATTACTGAAATTAGCTGTCGTAAATACATTTTGTACGTCGTCAAGTTCTTCAAAGCTTTCTAGCATGGAAGCAACCTGAGCGGCACGGCGGTCAGATAAAGGGGTTTCTATCTGCGGAACCTTGGTGATCTGACTGAATTCTGGTTGGTAGCCAGCGGATTTTAGGGAATCCAAAACCGAAGCTAGATCGTTTGGGGCTGTATAAATAGTAAGCACGTCGGACTCTAATTCGAGGTCCGCTGCCCCCTGATCTATAGCAAGCTCTTGTGCCTTCTCGTCCGCTTTTGTTATTACGATCACACCCTTTGCCTCGAACTGCCAGGCAGTACTTCCCGACATGTTTCCCCCGTGTTTACTAAAAATGTGCCTAACCTCGGCAGCTGTACGGTTCCGGTTATCAGTGAGGGCTTCGATAAGAATAGCTACCCCGTGCGGACCGTAGCCCTCGTATATTGCGGTTTCAAAAAGCCCACCGTCAGCACTTCCAAGCCCACGTTCGATTGCTCTACTTATATTATCACTAGAAACATCGTCCGTTTTAGCGGCGGCCAACGTGTTTTTCAGTAGAAGATTGGCAGAGGGATCTCCGCTACCGCCTTCCCTAACGGCTGTCTGGATCGCATGAATATGCTTACTTATAACTTTGCCACGCTGTTTATCGTTGACAGCTTTTTTTCGTTTGATTTGGGCCCATTTACTGTGGCCAGCCAACTCCCGCCTCCTCAAGAAACACGTGCGTGCTTCTTATTGTTCCAGTTTACCCCATGTTGCCGAGTTAAGGGCTTTAATGTCAGTGACTCAATTTGAACTAACGCCAAATAACAGCTCAAACACCGTATCCCAGGGCTTAAACCTCCAGGCCGGCGGAAGCATTTATTTATTCATAATTGAACAAACTAGACCTTGAGGGTATGCCTAATTAAAGTCTTTTGGTCGAGGATTACTTGATTAATATAATAGGGCGCCCAATTGAATTGACGGAATATTGGCCGGGGCTACCTGTACCCTTTCGTCTCGGTAAGCCGAAATTATTAGGGAAAGACCGCCGTATTGTTATAATTCGGGTGGTGGAGCGGTTTCAAGGAAATCCCTATCACACTTTAGGTGTCGAACCAGACGCTAATGAAAGTGAAATAAAAGCTGCTTATAGGCGCCTGGCGCTAAAATTTCATCCAGATCGTAACCCCGGAGATAAGCAGGCCGAAGAACGCTTCAAACAGGTTTCAGCGGCCTACGCTGTTTTGCGTGACGGGACATCTAGGCTAAATTACGACCGCTACGGTACCCGTCCCGAAACAGAGTCTTTTGGGGCAAACGATTGGCGGGTAATTTTTCAGGAAGCTGACCTGCGGATTAATACGGATTTTCCGAATGGTACTCCCCGGACAGGTAACATGATGTTCGATGCACTCTTCAGTGCTGTTACAGGTGCAATGCGCAGCTCAGGTCTCTTACCAGGTAAGGATCTCCATGCAGACGTTAATGTTCCACTTTCGGTCGGGCGAAATGGCGGGCTTCACCGTGTTCAAGTGCCCGGTCCAAGCGTGTGCCCAGAATGTCGGGGTAGTGCATTGAACGCGCTAGCTGTCTGTCGGCAATGTCGGGGTAGAAGACAGTTGCAGTGTGCGGAAGTAGACCTAAAGATCCCGTCTGGAATTCGGGATGGAACAAAACTTAGGTTGAAAGGACTAGGTGGATTAGGGACTCCTCCAGGCGACGCTCTGTTCACTATTCATCTACAAATACCAAATGGGGTGAGGCGACAAGGAAATGACCTCCATGCCAATCTCTATCTCACGCCACTGGAGGCTCTCCAAGGAATAAGGACTCAATGTGTCGGGTTAGATATAAATATTCCGCAAGGAGTTCGCGATCGTCAGACACTTGTTTTTAAAAATAAAGGTATTTCTGATGGGGATCTTTTCTTGAAGATACGGTTTGATGTTTGGCGGGGAGTGTTTCGCGGTCTGAGGGAGTACTTAAAAAGTTTTAAACTAGGTTAATGGAGGCCACGTGATCGACGACGACGTTAAAGAACACCAGGACCTTGGTGAAGATGCATCGGTGGAGATCGCTGAAGACAAGCCCCTTTATGTAATCAGCGTTGCCGCTGAACTAGTAGATATGCACCCCCAAACACTACGCCTGTATGAACGAAAGGGCCTCATAGAGCCCAGTCGGAGTGCAGGTAAAACTCGGCTTTATTCTCAACGAGATATTGAACAACTCAAAGAAATTCGGCGATTGACTCAAGAGCTCGGGGTAAATCTTGCTGGGGTAGAGGAGATAATAAAGCTACGGCGAGAACTTGATAATCTTCAGTTAAATTTAGAGGATAGGATTGGACGGCTTAACGTTCAACTTCGTGACAGAATGCGTGATTTTGGTAATGCACTACCATCAAGCGCTAGATCAGAGACAGAGGACGACTGAAAGCCAGAACTATGGTAAATTTATCGCCCCGACAAAATATTACGGAGGGTTTTGGTACTCTCTCTCCATTATTAAGAATGGCTTACCTTGTTCACGGCGTTAACTGGGTGGCTGCTCCATGAAACTGGGCAATCTCACCATTAGTGGTTTTAAAAGTTTTGGCGAACGGACCGTGATCTCCTTTTCCCCTAGCGTCACTGCAATTATTGGGCCTAATGGATCCGGTAAATCGAATGTTATCGATGCCCTTCGTTGGGTGGCCGGGGGTGGACGGGCTAGTACTTATAGAGCAGACTCAAGGACGGAATTGATTTTTCATGGGGCTGCTGGTAAGCGAAGCGTAAGTGTCGCCGATGTGGAGCTTGAATTAAAGGCTGAAAATGGAAAGTTGGCAATCCAAAGAAATCTATTTCGGGATGGGACTGGAACGTTAAAGCTTAACGGGGCTAGTGCAAGGTTAATGGATGTGGAAGAGGCTTTGGTGGGGACCGGTCTTGGCAGAGGAGCTGTGGCAGTGATCGGGCAAGGGGAAGTTGGTGAAATACTGATGGCCAACCCTGACCGGCTGCTAGCCTACGCCTCTGAGGCCGCCGGGGTAGCCCAACTAGGTAGGCGCCGGGAGATCACCATTGGCCGAATCGATACTGCCCGGTCTCATCTATTAAGACTCGATGACGTCATGGTGGAAATGCGGGAACAGGTCACGGCCTTAAAAAGCGAGGCTGACGAGGCTGCACAGCATGAATTATTGACTCGTGAAGTGTTGCAATTAGGATTTACCCGAGCCTACCAGCGCGTTGAGGGGTTACAGGCCAATATAGATAGCCTCCGGGGAGAAGAACAGATGCTCGGGGAAGAAATCGCTAATCGGCGTGAAAAGTTGCGGAACCTTGGTGCCCAATTGATTGAATCTCGAAAACACCAAGTCGAATCTGAAACCGCTTTTCGAGAAGCCATGGCGGAAACCGAGGCCCGTCGGGGAGACCTTAGAGTAGCGGAAGAACGTTTACGGCGAGAACAACAGAGTGTTGAAGGGATAAGAATTCGTTTAGCGGAAACCGAGGCGGAACTTTCGCGCTTAACAATCGAACCCCCTACGCCACCTGAAGGAAATAATGAAATCCTGTTAAGCGAGGTTGAATACGCCTCTGCTGCTGTTAAAACCGCTGAACAGGCCCATATATCTGCAGTTGATGAACACGAGGCAGCCTCCAAAAAGCACGACGAGTTGCGGGAGACTTGGGAAGCTTTTAGACAAGCGATGGATGCCTATGAAGTCCGACGCCAGGCCCTGGAAGAACGACTCGGTGAACTGCACCGACGACGTTCCTCATTGGGAGCTGTTCCCAATGAGGAATCCAAAATGATCCTAGACCTTAAAGCGAAACAAGCACGTCTAGAGCTAGTCCGAGCGGCCTTACGGGATAATGAGGGCCAAATTGCGCCGTTAAGGGCGGTCTTGATAGAGGCCCAAACTGAAGCGGGTGCTTTGGAAAGGGAATTATCACGGCTTAAAAAAGCGGCACGGGAAAGACACGGCTATTCTGAAGGACCTAAACTTGCGCTCACTTTAGGGTTACCTGGCGTAATAGGGGCGGTAGCTGATTTGTTTGAAGTAGAGTCCAAGTATCGGGCTGCCCTCAACGCGTGTTTGGGCTACCGTGCGGAACAAGTTGTCGTAGAAAACACCGATGCTGGTTTAAAGGTTTTAGAAGTTATAAAGCAGCGTGGTTGCCGAGTAACGCTTATACCCCTTGAACACAGGCCCCGTGTACCTTCGGAACAAGTCTCGGACGAAAAGAAAGACCTGCCAGGCCAATTACTTCGTAACGTCGTTAAAACAGAAAAACGTTTTGAACAACTTGCCACAGAATTAATAGGAGACACTCTCGTTGTAACTAGCCTAGAGCAGGCTCTGCGGCTATCCGCAGAACAAGTAGTAGCGTCGGGGTTAGTCACTTTAAAAGGGGAGTGGGTGCGTAGCGACGGCACTTTTTCCGGTGGTGATCTGGAAGCTTCCGAAGGGCCTGTTGGGCACCAGGGAGATGAGGACGCGCTAGTAGGTCAACTAGCCGAGGCTAACAGGCGTGCAGTCGAAGCAACTCAACAACTAGACCAGCTCGAGGGGGATAGCGCAGACTTGATTGAGGAGGAAAGAACGGTAACCGATACTCTCGGTAACCTATTAAGCGAAGTGGCTGCGCATGAGGAATCAGTACGCGCAAGAAAGAGAGAGATCGCTCATATAGAGGAGTTAGAACGAGCGAACAGAAGGGCCTTTGAAGAGCTAAACGAACCCGCTAAGCCAACCGAGGTCGAAAGCTTAGAGTCAGGAGCGTCTAGCCTTACACGCTCCAATGACCAAATGGCGGCCTGTGTTGCAAAATTGATGCAGGCCCAGGAGGAACTAGCGCGGCAAAATACTCTCCAGGGCCTCTTTATCGAAAGGTGGCAGTCGTATAAAACACTTAAAGCTCGGTATGATAACGACCAACAACGCCACAACGAGATAGTTTCCCAGATAAAGAGTCTAGAGACCACCCTGGCTGAAAGTCTTCTCAGCCAAGAAACGAGCGCTAAGGCAGTTGACATGGCTAGGGCTGCTATCCCAGGTAATCTCGACCAATGGGAGGCCCGTAATCAAGAAGCATCAACTGCCGTTTTAGAAATAGAGGAAAATCAGGATGACACCGTTGCGGAGCAGGCTAAATCTGGAGCAAAGCTAGAGGCAACTCGTTTGACTCTAGCTAGGCGTGAAACAGCTCTCGAGTTAGCTCGAGACGACCTCGCGAGTTTCCCTGAAGGGCTAAAGCCGATTACGCTAGAGGAGCGTGAAGTCCGTAGGCGCCTTGGAGAGGGAGAACGCAAGCTTGAAAAATTTGGTCCCGTCAATCATCGGGCCCGCTCGGAATTCGAAAGTCGGTCTCAGCGACTGGGCGAACTTGAACGAGAGCGCGAGGAGGCGATAAACGCTATCGACGAATTAGATAGCGTCTTAGCCAGAATTGATAACGAAACGACTACCAAACTCAATCAAACTCTGGAAGAACTTAGACGAAACTTTGAGCAGCACGTGATTACCCTTTTCGGGAAGGGGGCTATTTCAGATCTTCGTGTTGAACGTGAAGAAGGAAGACCCGTTGGCTTGGAATTAGTACTACAACCCCCTGGAAAACAAACCAAAGCACTCAACTTGTTGTCGGTGGGGGAGCGCACTATGGGCGCACTCGCTTTCTTGTTTTCGTTAGTATCTCAGAGTGATGCTTCAGCTAGCAAGGGATTGCCTGTAGCGATTCTCGATGAGGTTGATGCGCCTCTCGACGAATCCAATATTAGAAGATTCTGTTCATTTGTCGAGCGGTTAGCTGCTGAAGGTACTCAGTTCGTTCTGATAACTCACCAAAAGGCCACATTTGAGGTCGCAGATGCTATCTGGGGTGTTACCACACAGGAAGGTGTCAGTCGGGTGTTTAGCATCCGACGTGATGAGGAGGTTGCGCTTAGAGGGTGATCAATGTTGTTAAAGAATTTGTTATCCAAAGTTTTAAAACTTTGGACTCAACCCAAGATCAACTGCATCGGCAAATTGCGCAGGGCCAGGACGTACATGGAGTCATAGTTGTCGCGGGTCATCAAACAGCAGGTCGCGGCAGGAATGGAAACGTATGGCAAAGCCCGACGGGCGGCAGTTACCAGTCGGTAGCGTTCCGGTGCCAAAAAGGTAAACCGCGAGCTGGTCTCATTACTATAGCGATCGGAGTTTGTATTGCCGAGTCTATGGCTGTGAGAAACATTCCGATAAAGGTAAAATGGCCAAACGACCTGTATTTAGGTGATTTAAAAATCGGTGGGATTCTCGGTGAGCTATCTCGAGGCTATCTTATTCTAGGAGTAGGTATTAATGCAGCCCAGATTTCTAAATCAGTTTTGGGTGAAAATGGGTTCCGGTCGGTAGAAGAAGTACATCACCTAGTGAGAAAAGCTTTTCGCCGGACCATTAATGAGCTACCAAACACGAGGGATTATTCCAGACGCTTCGCCGAATTAGACTTTCTGGCAGGCCGGACAGTTGTCGTGAAAAATAGGGCTGAGGTGTTTTCGGGTGCAGCTCGTGGTATCGATCGTGATGGTTGCCTTAAGATTGAGGGAGATGAGACGCTCGGCAACCAGGTGGTCTGCAGTGGTTCGGTAGAAACAATTGGAATAAGTGATTAGAATTTAAAAACCACGGCTAACGTCGCGGCTATTTTTACGCATCAGTCTCGCGAGCAGAATGCAACCTCCTCTGGCCCGGTAAAAGGTTGCACCGCTATACACTTAAAGTCAGAAAAACTAAGGTAGAAGTTGTTAATCAAGGGGAATTTGTAATCTCTATCCGGGTTAATCTGGAACGTACTCCTGGTAATTGGAGGCTAACTTACCAGTCTTCAACCGTCCGCCTCGTAGCTTCGTCCTCGAGTTTGGCGTAAATCGTTGTTGTTGTGATGTTCTTGTGCCTAAGGTGCTTCTGGACTTGATTGAGGTCTCGAGTTTGCCTATACATTCGGGTTCCTGCACCGTGGCGTAAACCGTGGAGACCCTTGCCCTCATAGCCAACCCCTGCTACCTTGCAAAGTTCTTTAAACCGTTGCTCCATTCTTTTGTCACCCCATGGCATTATGAACCCGTCTCGGGCCTTTCGGCGCTTACGGGTCTCGTGCACAGATTGCAAGCTACGTAAAGCGGTAAGGAGTCGTTTACTCAAACCTACGCTCTCTACATAGCCACCCTTACCCTTAACTCGGATTAACCGAGCATCGAACCGTATGTCTTCCCAG is part of the Trueperaceae bacterium genome and encodes:
- the smc gene encoding chromosome segregation protein SMC, translating into MKLGNLTISGFKSFGERTVISFSPSVTAIIGPNGSGKSNVIDALRWVAGGGRASTYRADSRTELIFHGAAGKRSVSVADVELELKAENGKLAIQRNLFRDGTGTLKLNGASARLMDVEEALVGTGLGRGAVAVIGQGEVGEILMANPDRLLAYASEAAGVAQLGRRREITIGRIDTARSHLLRLDDVMVEMREQVTALKSEADEAAQHELLTREVLQLGFTRAYQRVEGLQANIDSLRGEEQMLGEEIANRREKLRNLGAQLIESRKHQVESETAFREAMAETEARRGDLRVAEERLRREQQSVEGIRIRLAETEAELSRLTIEPPTPPEGNNEILLSEVEYASAAVKTAEQAHISAVDEHEAASKKHDELRETWEAFRQAMDAYEVRRQALEERLGELHRRRSSLGAVPNEESKMILDLKAKQARLELVRAALRDNEGQIAPLRAVLIEAQTEAGALERELSRLKKAARERHGYSEGPKLALTLGLPGVIGAVADLFEVESKYRAALNACLGYRAEQVVVENTDAGLKVLEVIKQRGCRVTLIPLEHRPRVPSEQVSDEKKDLPGQLLRNVVKTEKRFEQLATELIGDTLVVTSLEQALRLSAEQVVASGLVTLKGEWVRSDGTFSGGDLEASEGPVGHQGDEDALVGQLAEANRRAVEATQQLDQLEGDSADLIEEERTVTDTLGNLLSEVAAHEESVRARKREIAHIEELERANRRAFEELNEPAKPTEVESLESGASSLTRSNDQMAACVAKLMQAQEELARQNTLQGLFIERWQSYKTLKARYDNDQQRHNEIVSQIKSLETTLAESLLSQETSAKAVDMARAAIPGNLDQWEARNQEASTAVLEIEENQDDTVAEQAKSGAKLEATRLTLARRETALELARDDLASFPEGLKPITLEEREVRRRLGEGERKLEKFGPVNHRARSEFESRSQRLGELEREREEAINAIDELDSVLARIDNETTTKLNQTLEELRRNFEQHVITLFGKGAISDLRVEREEGRPVGLELVLQPPGKQTKALNLLSVGERTMGALAFLFSLVSQSDASASKGLPVAILDEVDAPLDESNIRRFCSFVERLAAEGTQFVLITHQKATFEVADAIWGVTTQEGVSRVFSIRRDEEVALRG
- a CDS encoding NAD(P)H-hydrate epimerase; amino-acid sequence: MIHPTLPHSEVPSLSNPQFQKMIMLATGKYGLDHRLLIEHIGRNLVDMVNTLCPEGPVLVVAGRGNNGSGGLAAARLLAGQGRKIWVVPTHEVENYSGAPREQLEHLRHYDTIRVKSGLPKMKFGCIIDAAIGTGLEGPPRGRTQDVITVLNGYHEESCVISVDVPTGLSIETGLPLGEAVKANFTLSAGLPKPNIVPGGHVGRLFLGDMGIPTDLVNDLNLTLPVFPGFLVELI
- a CDS encoding YebC/PmpR family DNA-binding transcriptional regulator → MAGHSKWAQIKRKKAVNDKQRGKVISKHIHAIQTAVREGGSGDPSANLLLKNTLAAAKTDDVSSDNISRAIERGLGSADGGLFETAIYEGYGPHGVAILIEALTDNRNRTAAEVRHIFSKHGGNMSGSTAWQFEAKGVIVITKADEKAQELAIDQGAADLELESDVLTIYTAPNDLASVLDSLKSAGYQPEFSQITKVPQIETPLSDRRAAQVASMLESFEELDDVQNVFTTANFSNLDVVG
- a CDS encoding biotin--[acetyl-CoA-carboxylase] ligase, with product MINVVKEFVIQSFKTLDSTQDQLHRQIAQGQDVHGVIVVAGHQTAGRGRNGNVWQSPTGGSYQSVAFRCQKGKPRAGLITIAIGVCIAESMAVRNIPIKVKWPNDLYLGDLKIGGILGELSRGYLILGVGINAAQISKSVLGENGFRSVEEVHHLVRKAFRRTINELPNTRDYSRRFAELDFLAGRTVVVKNRAEVFSGAARGIDRDGCLKIEGDETLGNQVVCSGSVETIGISD